A section of the Pochonia chlamydosporia 170 chromosome 2, whole genome shotgun sequence genome encodes:
- a CDS encoding Acyl-CoA N-acyltransferase (similar to Metarhizium robertsii ARSEF 23 XP_007822242.2), whose product MDSSASVVSSRTPQPGEGDNLAKICDEMRLWIAQVPGIKQQFDSSDDGGAKAKSSRSTIVVPSKEGSPDLESLKLTTHRLPEPEKNNMGETNDSKVTQSFPKDSLKPSSTLEEVTNGIGDVIISSPNIGNSQVGSEIRNIRERRTPDERVSDAPHPAPLHIIQAATAPFSVGKPKLEQAEQSWSISSACYVEDISENDAPWHKLLSQMEPAIHDVNNTCSPPHVHHIRDQYGELLTYATSIGKHGLLEAWLTEFPAPSSVTVPNECLGNDSFVEKAINPENGEFFGPIVQPDTVRRRTDGPCVGYNDISWRQANMTTELHIKREVKSRESIATEIRMALEQIEPRPLSVVEDDQWPDAQCVIRSATPSDFAQIADIINAEASATKSPQIFKGSVVEGEDVSKIFDACRRNYRPFIVAAPAEDDFLDQSKWPSNSGKVYKEFAKYMAAHPKPASPIVGFAFVTDYHMGWDGTPCAASRLTGQVRLVVHPNHRRKLYGSALMDRILLSVSPFHRSALDHAWKCAAGKGVYEFPVTRNKRQYTQLYLELFCEKNDPETYKWRTELLKKFGFQDIGYFFNAVVRMDEQHHCQWYDKVLLATEITPTSKVIARRSFSWSEPGSSDNDIAHT is encoded by the coding sequence ATGGATTCTTCAGCATCTGTGGTTTCTTCCCGCACGCCCCAGCCCGGGGAGGGCGACAACCTGGCGAAGATTTGCGATGAAATGAGGTTATGGATTGCCCAAGTACCAGGAATCAAGCAACAATTTGACTCCtctgatgatggaggagcgAAAGCGAAGTCATCGAGGTCGACTATCGTTGTTCCGAGCAAAGAAGGCTCTCCTGATCTAGAGAGCCTCAAGTTGACTACCCACAGACTTCCAGAGCCGGAGAAGAATAACATGGGAGAGACGAACGACTCAAAAGTCACTCAGTCTTTCCCAAAGGACTCTCTAAAGCCATCCTCAACGCTAGAAGAGGTGACAAACGGCATCGGCGATGTAATTATATCTAGTCCAAACATTGGAAACAGCCAAGTTGGGAGCGAAATCAGGAATATTAGAGAAAGGAGAACTCCCGACGAACGGGTTTCCGATGCACCGCACCCTGCCCCGTTGCACATTATCCAAGCTGCTACGGCACCATTCTCCGTCGGCAAACCGAAACTTGAGCAGGCTGAACAGAGCTGGAGCATCAGCAGTGCTTGTTATGTGGAGGATATATCTGAGAACGACGCCCCCTGGCATAAGCTTCTGAGTCAGATGGAACCTGCGATTCACGATGTGAATAACACCTGTTCACCGCCGCATGTCCATCACATCCGGGATCAATATGGCGAACTTCTAACTTATGCAACCTCAATTGGCAAGCATGGGCTACTCGAAGCCTGGCTTACCGAATTTCCGGCACCGTCTTCTGTAACAGTTCCCAATGAGTGTCTAGGCAATGACTCATTTGTTGAGAAGGCTATAAATCCAGAGAATGGAGAGTTTTTTGGTCCTATTGTCCAACCGGACACGGTTCGTCGCCGGACTGATGGGCCATGCGTTGGCTATAACGACATCAGCTGGCGACAAGCCAACATGACCACAGAGCTACATATTAAGCGGGAGGTCAAAAGCCGTGAGAGTATCGCCACTGAAATACGCATGGCACTCGAGCAGATCGAACCAAGACCCCTATCCGTAGTTGAGGACGACCAGTGGCCAGATGCCCAATGTGTCATCCGGTCCGCGACACCATCAGACTTCGCTCAAATTGCAGACATTATCAATGCAGAAGCGTCGGCCACAAAAAGTCCACAGATATTCAAAGGAAGCGTTGTTGAAGGGGAAGATGTTTCTAAGATCTTTGACGCTTGTAGGCGTAATTACCGGCCGTTTATTGTTGCGGCTCCGGCAGAGGATGACTTCTTGGACCAAAGCAAATGGCCAAGTAATTCTGGAAAAGTTTACAAAGAGTTTGCAAAGTATATGGCCGCACACCCAAaaccagcttctccaatTGTTGGTTTTGCATTTGTCACAGACTATCATATGGGTTGGGATGGAACTCCATGTGCTGCATCGCGACTTACCGGACAGGTGAGACTTGTGGTACATCCCAATCACCGGCGCAAGTTGTATGGCTCTGCACTCATGGATCGAATCTTGCTGTCGGTGTCTCCTTTTCACCGGAGTGCGCTGGACCATGCTTGGAAATGCGCAGCAGGCAAAGGTGTTTACGAGTTTCCAGTGACTCGCAACAAGCGCCAATACACACAACTGTATCTTGAGCTCTTTTGCGAGAAGAATGACCCGGAAACTTACAAATGGAGGACGGAGCTTCTCAAGAAGTTTGGTTTTCAAGACATTGGGTATTTTTTCAACGCTGTTGTTCGGATGGACGAGCAGCATCATTGCCAGTGGTATGACAAGGTGCTGTTGGCGACCGAGATAACTCCTACTTCGAAAGTCATAGCCAGAAGATCGTTCTCCTGGTCGGAGCCGGGCAgcagtgacaatgacatcGCACACACCTGA